In Humulus lupulus chromosome 6, drHumLupu1.1, whole genome shotgun sequence, a single genomic region encodes these proteins:
- the LOC133782298 gene encoding beta-1,2-xylosyltransferase, with product MGRRSLKLLKILLLLFALNSLSLCLYYLSHAKPFFSNLHTHNPTHYSLTLNRLPLTENQQHLQTHQRFSKPWPILPSYLPWSQTPDVASRSCEAYFGNGFTHRVDLLRPETTGSGWFRCWFSETLRSSVCEGGALKMVPEKVKMSAGGEWLEEVIGRSEDDELPEFEIGAFELDGGRRFSGQKKELASLEVLDKYVPEGEVLRHTMRSLVESIRIVPAKEFECNEWIEEPTLLLTRFEYANLFHTVTDWYSAYVSSRVTGLPNRPHLVFVDGHCMAPLEETWTALFSSLRYAKNFTGSVCFRHAVLSPLGYETALFRGLNEEINCHGTSAQNLWQNPDNSKTARLSEFGEMIRAAFRFPVNRHRAEGSASGYNILFVRREDYLAHPRHGGKVETRLSNEEEVFGSLRNWISTRRDCRINLVNGLFAHMSMKEQVRAIQDAHVIIGAHGAGLTHIVSALPKTVVLEIISSQFRRPHFQLIAQWKGLEYHAINLDGSYASPQVVIQKLSNIMRDLGC from the exons ATGGGCAGAAGGAGCTTGAAGCTCCTTAAGATCCTTCTCCTACTCTTTGCTTTGAACTCTCTCTCCCTATGCCTCTACTACTTATCTCACGCAAAACCCTTCTTCTCCAATCTCCATACCCATAACCCAACTCACTATTCCTTGACTCTAAACCGCCTTCCCTTGACTGAAAATCAACAGCATCTTCAAACCCACCAACGGTTTTCCAAGCCATGGCCTATTCTTCCGTCTTATCTCCCGTGGTCGCAGACCCCAGACGTAGCTTCTCGCTCCTGTGAGGCATATTTCGGTAATGGGTTCACTCACCGCGTCGATCTGCTCCGACCAGAAACTACCGGTTCCGGCTGGTTTAGGTGCTGGTTCAGTGAGACTCTTAGAAGCTCCGTTTGTGAAGGCGGGGCGCTTAAGATGGTCCCGGAGAAGGTGAAGATGTCTGCAGGAGGGGAGTGGTTGGAGGAGGTTATTGGACGGTCGGAGGACGATGAGTTGCCGGAGTTTGAAATTGGAGCTTTTGAGCTTGATGGGGGTCGAAGATTTTCTGGCCAGAAGAAGGAGCTTGCGAGTCTTGAGGTTTTGGATAAGTATGTGCCAGAAGGAGAGGTCTTGAGGCACACCATGCGTAGTTTGGTTGAATCTATTAGGATCGTTCCGGCTAAGGAGTTCGAATGCAATGAG TGGATTGAGGAGCCAACACTTCTGCTTACACGCTTTGAGTATGCTAATCTTTTTCATACTGTCACTGATTGGTATAGTGCTTATGTGTCTTCAAGGGTAACCGGCTTGCCTAATCGACCCCATTTGGTGTTTGTAGATGGACACTGCATG GCGCCCTTGGAAGAAACATGGACAGCATTGTTCTCTAGCCTCAGATACGCCAAGAACTTTACTGGCTCTGTATGTTTCCGTCATGCAGTTCTTTCACCCTTAGGGTACGAAACTGCTCTATTCAGGGGGCTGAATGAAGAAATAAACTGCCATGGTACGTCAGCACAAAATCTGTGGCAAAACCCGGATAACAGTAAGACTGCTCGATTATCTGAGTTTGGAGAAATGATCAGAGCTGCTTTTCGGTTTCCAGTTAACAGACATCGTGCTGAAGGATCAGCTTCAGGTTATAACATCCTCTTTGTTCGACGAGAAGATTATTTAGCTCATCCTCGTCATGGTGGTAAAGTTGAGACAAGGCTCAGTAATGAAGAAGAAGTATTTGGTTCTTTAAGAAACTGGATTTCCACTCGTAGGGATTGCAGAATAAACCTTGTGAATGGGTTGTTTGCTCACATGTCCATGAAGGAGCAAGTCCGGGCTATTCAAGATGCTCATGTAATTATTGGTGCTCATGGTGCTGGGCTCACACACATAGTTTCTGCACTACCAAAAACAGTAGTTCTGGAGATTATTAGCAGCCAATTCAGACGGCCTCACTTTCAGTTGATTGCACAATGGAAAGGGTTGGAATATCATGCCATTAACCTCGACGGATCTTATGCTAGTCCACAGGTTGTCATCCAGAAGCTTAGCAACATAATGAGAGACCTTGGATGCTGA